In a single window of the Platichthys flesus chromosome 5, fPlaFle2.1, whole genome shotgun sequence genome:
- the afmid gene encoding kynurenine formamidase, producing the protein MLHWTEMTKDELERQLSPSLWTHRMSADDVVKAHVKALREGTQRARGLAQTLLNVPYGEGDGEKLDVYIPETNSLDVPLVIYIHGGYWQFLSKEESGFMAVPLIDKGVVVVAVGYDIAPKGNMDLMVSQVRKSVVSVIQQYSHISGLYLCGHSAGAHLTAMVLSTDWSQYSITPQIKGAFLVSGIYDLLPILSTYVNEPLKMTEEVAVRNSPNKLVPQLKLSSSSCHIVVAVAENDSPEFRKQSEEYYKTLEASGLKVTMEDVPNTDHFDIIEQLVDGEYHLTKLLLKMMGKS; encoded by the exons ATGCTGCACTGGACTGAGATGACGAAAGAT gagctggagaggcagCTTTCACCCAGCCTCTGGACGCACAGGATGTCTGCGGACGACGTGGTCAAGGCTCACGTCAAGGCGCTGAGGGAAG GTACACAGCGAGCCCGTGGTCTGGCTCAAACTTTACTCAACGTGCCATAcggggagggagatggagagaaactgGACGTCTACATACCCGAAACCAACTCTTTGG ATGTCCCTCTTGTTATTTACATACATGGCGGCTACTGGCAGTTTCTCAG TAAGGAGGAGTCAGGATTCATGGCTGTTCCACTCATCGATAAAGGTGTGGTGGTGGTTGCCGTTGGCTACGACATCGCCCCCAAAG GTAACATGGACCTGATGGTGTCTCAAGTACGCAAGAGTGTTGTGTCTGTCATTCAGCAGTACTCTCACATCAG TGGTCTGTACCTGTGTGGACACTCTGCTGGGGCTCACCTGACTGCGATGGTCCTATCCACTGACTGGTCACAGTACAGCATCACTCCTCAGATCAAAG GGGCTTTCTTGGTCAGTGGCATCTACGACCTCCTGCCCATCCTGTCCACCTACGTCAACGAGCCTCTGAAGATGACTGA GGAGGTGGCGGTCAGGAACAGCCCCAACAAGCTGGTGCCTCAGCTCAAACTCTCGTCCTCCAGTTGTCACATCGTTGTGGCCGTCGCTGAGAACGACTCCCCGGAGTTTCGCAAGCAATCAGAAGAATATTACAAA ACTTTAGAGGCGTCAGGACTGAAGGTGACCATGGAGGATGTGCCAAACACAGACCACTTCGATATCATTGAGCAGCTGGTAGATGGGGAGTATCACCTAACAAAG CTTCTCTTGAAGATGATGGGAAAGAGCTGA
- the tk1 gene encoding thymidine kinase, cytosolic, with protein MDCVDFPRVLPNSPRKARGQIQVIFGPMFSGKSTELMRRVRRFQIAQYNCLVIKYAKDQRYSDTGMATHDKNTMEAVPANSLGDVRSLALKACVIGVDEGQFFPDTVEFCEEMANLGKTIIVAALDGTFQRKPFGHILNLVPLAESVVKLHAVCMQCYKEAAYTKRIGAEKEVEVIGGADKYQAVCRKCYGGLMEEKENSTPFRNETPQQPSGKILDCGIPRKLFSSLHL; from the exons ATGGACTGTGTGGATTTCCCGAGAGTTCTTCCAAACTCACCGAGGAAAGCCCGGGGACAGATTCAG GTCATCTTTGGACCCATGTTTTCGGGCAAAAG CACTGAGCTGATGAGGAGAGTGCGCCGCTTCCAGATAGCTCAGTACAACTGCCTGGTGATCAAATATGCCAAAGACCAACGATACAGTGACACAGGCATGGCCACACATGACAA AAACACAATGGAGGCTGTACCAGCCAACAGTCTGGGGGATGTGAGGTCACTGGCACTGAAAGCCTGTGTCATTGGAGTTGATGAAGGACAGTTT TTTCCAGACACGGTGGAGTTTTGTGAGGAGATGGCCAATTTAGGAAAGACAATCATTGTTGCTGCCTTGGATGGAACTTTCCAGAGAAAG CCATTTGGACACATCCTGAATCTTGTCCCTCTGGCAGAGAGCGTGGTGAAGCTCCATGCTGTCTGCATGCAGTGTTACAAAGAAGCTGCCTACACCAAGAGGATAGgagcagagaaggag GTGGAAGTGATCGGCGGAGCAGACAAATATCAGGCAGTGTGTAGAAAGTGTTACGGGGGTCtaatggaggaaaaagagaacagTACTCCCTTCAGGAATGAAACTCCACAACAACCCTCTGGGAAAATCCTAGACTGCGGAATTCCCCGGaaacttttctcctctctccatctctga
- the syngr2b gene encoding synaptogyrin-2b, with amino-acid sequence MEDAGGASVYGASLAGGGFDLNKFVRQPQTIVRLLSWVFAMVVFGCITTEGYINTPQSPEAKCIFNQNNSACHYAVTIGVIAFLACVAFLVLDVYLPFMSNSQERKYAVMADLGFSGAWAFLWFVCFCLLANQWGRTQDVRAIPQDAAHATIAFSFFSIATWGILAYYGLVRLRRGTTEVTLQTHAEPPSDHHTPYPPTYPPTTYNPTTYTPTSYAAYPSSMPDMPQPPPFSSKPQPQGDVGYLPPKY; translated from the exons ATGGAAGACGCGGGCGGTGCAAGTGTGTACGGGGCTTCGCTCGCCGGAGGAGGCTTCGACTTGAACAAGTTTGTCCGACAGCCGCAGACCATAGTGCGGCTGCTGAGCTGG GTATTTGCCATGGTGGTGTTTGGCTGCATCACAACAGAGGGATACATCAACACTCCCCAAAGTCCCGAGGCAAAGTGCATCTTCAACCAGAATAACTCTGCCTGTCATTATGCTGTTACCATTGGGGTGATAGCCTTCCTGGCCTGCGTGGCCTTCCTGGTGTTAGATGTTTACTTGCCTTTCATGAGCAATTCACAGGAGAGGAAGTACGCTGTCATGGCCGACCTGGGATTCTCAG GGGCGTGGGCCTTCCTGTGGTTCGTTTGTTTCTGCCTGTTGGCCAATCAGTGGGGTCGCACTCAGGATGTCCGCGCTATCCCCCAAGACGCTGCACACGCCACCATTGCCTTCTCATTCTTCTCCATCGCCACCTGG GGAATCCTAGCCTACTACGGGCTGGTTCGTTTACGCCGTGGTACCACTGAAGTTACGCTCCAGACCCACGCAGAGCCGCCATCAGATCACCACACCCCTTACCCTCCGACCTACCCCCCCACCACCTACAACCCCACCACCTACACCCCCACCAGTTACGCAGCCTATCCCAGCAGCATGCCCGACATGCCTCAGCCGCCTCCCTTCTCCTCAAAACCCCAGCCGCAAGGAGACGTGGGCTACCTGCCACCCAAATACTGA
- the si:dkey-93h22.7 gene encoding carcinoembryonic antigen-related cell adhesion molecule 5 isoform X1, whose translation MKVSHFSLRMFASLLVVTLGLCYCRQDSNQTFLGIPQLIGPSEAVLGRIAVFKCVVPNHPKNESVLLQLFNKDKDKWLGEYTSLSGEAGTFTLFIRLYHEGRLECLARAQSNPHIGPTVSRTHYLRVVEGVKEAHIVPSGPVEFFQGQSLELLCEITAGNNVSYKWLQNGQLISPSPSLHLSDNRLFISRTTSENTGYYTCMASNYFNHRVFSNSTSPDIEITVKDVVSAPDISFTVLKEDSYNYSAVVTCESASGTLPVTFSLYNRTELVANVTSDNRRAIFKLPLVLDQYSGEIQCNADNGAQAAHSQWLPLEVVSVGGPVTMYYDSDIGENFAVIGLRLYCKAAKGSHPRYQWFLNKTLLRDRGSFYYVVDQLPEQSILLLSVGRSSAGTYRCQVSDSFDNATAMSSRKRYLDKEVLNRLPVLVVAVVFGCFTTLILLVSVCCCVGVVYNRGLEMERMAVAYEDELDLCEYGEDAGVVRSARGGEFDQTSEASADEWPQIAEQKKTLEDETFEAL comes from the exons ATGAAAGTCAGTCATTTTTCTTTGAGAATGTTTGCTTCCCTCCTCGTGGTCACGCTGG GGTTGTGTTACTGCAGACAGGACAGCA atCAGACATTTCTGGGGATTCCACAGCTAATTGGCCCTTCAGAGGCTGTTCTGGGACGAATTGCAGTATTCAAATGTGTAGTGCCAAACCACCCGAAGAATGAATCTGTCCTGCTGCAGTTATTCAA CAAGGATAAAGACAAGTGGTTGGGTGAGTATACTTCCCTGTCTGGAGAAGCTGGAACCTTCACCCTGTTCATTAGACTGTACCATGAGGGCAGACTGGAGTGTTTGGCCAGAGCACAGAGCAACCCTCACATCGGGCCCACTGTCAGCAGAACACACTACCTGAGGGTGGTTG agggagtgaaggaggCACATATTGTTCCTTCAGGTCCAGTAGAGTTCTTTCAAGGCCAGAGtctggagctgctctgtgaaaTTACTGCTGGAAACAACGTGTCCTACAAATGGCTGCAGAATGGTCagctcatctctccatctcctaGTCTACATCTCTCAGATAACCGTCTCTTCATCTCCAG AACCACTTCAGAAAACACCGGCTATTACACATGCATGGCTTCCAACTACTTCAACCATAGAGTCTTTTCAAACTCCACAAGTCCTGATATTGAAATCACAGTCAAAG ATGTGGTGTCAGCCCCCGATATCTCCTTCACTGTGCTGAAGGAGGACTCCTACAACTACTCTGCTGTGGTCACATGTGAGTCGGCGAGTGGGACCCTGCCTGTCACCTTTTCACTCTACAACAGGACAGAGCTGGTTGCCAATGTGACGAGTGATAACAGGAGGGCCATATTTAAGTTACCACTTGTCTTGGATCAATACTCAGGAGAGATCCAGTGCAACGCGGACAACGGAGCCCAGGCTGCTCACAGTCAGTGGCTGCCCTTGGAAGTTG TCTCAGTTGGTGGGCCTGTGACCATGTACTACGACTCCGACATTGGAGAAAACTTTGCTGTGATTGGCTTGAGGTTGTACTGCAAGGCGGCAAAGGGATCTCATCCACGCTACCAGTGGTTCCTCAACAAAACCCTTCTCCGTGACAGAGGAAGTTTCTACTATGTGGTCGACCAGCTGCCAGAACAGTCAATACTCCTGCTGTCTGTGGGGAGGAGCAGCGCTGGGACGTATCGCTGCCAAGTGTCTGACAGCTTTGACAACGCCACTGCAATGAGCAGCAGGAAGCGATACTTGGATAAAGAAG tgCTGAACCGGCTCCCTGTCTTGGTGGTGGCAGTAGTCTTTGGTTGTTTCACAACTTTGATCCTCCTGGTGTccgtctgttgttgtgttggagTCGTGTACA ATAGGGgtctggagatggagagaatggCAGTTGCCTACGAAGACGAGCTG GATCTGTGTGAGTACGGTGAGGATGCAGGTGTGGTGAGATCAGCCAGAGGGGGGGAATTTGATCAG ACATCTGAGGCCTCTGCAGATGAATGGCCCCAAATTGCAGAACAGAAGAAGACGCTGGAGGATGAAACGTTTGAGGCCCTTTGA
- the si:dkey-93h22.7 gene encoding carcinoembryonic antigen-related cell adhesion molecule 5 isoform X2 — translation MKVSHFSLRMFASLLVVTLGLCYCRQDSNQTFLGIPQLIGPSEAVLGRIAVFKCVVPNHPKNESVLLQLFNKDKDKWLGEYTSLSGEAGTFTLFIRLYHEGRLECLARAQSNPHIGPTVSRTHYLRVVEGVKEAHIVPSGPVEFFQGQSLELLCEITAGNNVSYKWLQNGQLISPSPSLHLSDNRLFISRTTSENTGYYTCMASNYFNHRVFSNSTSPDIEITVKDVVSAPDISFTVLKEDSYNYSAVVTCESASGTLPVTFSLYNRTELVANVTSDNRRAIFKLPLVLDQYSGEIQCNADNGAQAAHSQWLPLEVVSVGGPVTMYYDSDIGENFAVIGLRLYCKAAKGSHPRYQWFLNKTLLRDRGSFYYVVDQLPEQSILLLSVGRSSAGTYRCQVSDSFDNATAMSSRKRYLDKEVLNRLPVLVVAVVFGCFTTLILLVSVCCCVGVVYRVWRWREWQLPTKTSWICVSTVRMQVW, via the exons ATGAAAGTCAGTCATTTTTCTTTGAGAATGTTTGCTTCCCTCCTCGTGGTCACGCTGG GGTTGTGTTACTGCAGACAGGACAGCA atCAGACATTTCTGGGGATTCCACAGCTAATTGGCCCTTCAGAGGCTGTTCTGGGACGAATTGCAGTATTCAAATGTGTAGTGCCAAACCACCCGAAGAATGAATCTGTCCTGCTGCAGTTATTCAA CAAGGATAAAGACAAGTGGTTGGGTGAGTATACTTCCCTGTCTGGAGAAGCTGGAACCTTCACCCTGTTCATTAGACTGTACCATGAGGGCAGACTGGAGTGTTTGGCCAGAGCACAGAGCAACCCTCACATCGGGCCCACTGTCAGCAGAACACACTACCTGAGGGTGGTTG agggagtgaaggaggCACATATTGTTCCTTCAGGTCCAGTAGAGTTCTTTCAAGGCCAGAGtctggagctgctctgtgaaaTTACTGCTGGAAACAACGTGTCCTACAAATGGCTGCAGAATGGTCagctcatctctccatctcctaGTCTACATCTCTCAGATAACCGTCTCTTCATCTCCAG AACCACTTCAGAAAACACCGGCTATTACACATGCATGGCTTCCAACTACTTCAACCATAGAGTCTTTTCAAACTCCACAAGTCCTGATATTGAAATCACAGTCAAAG ATGTGGTGTCAGCCCCCGATATCTCCTTCACTGTGCTGAAGGAGGACTCCTACAACTACTCTGCTGTGGTCACATGTGAGTCGGCGAGTGGGACCCTGCCTGTCACCTTTTCACTCTACAACAGGACAGAGCTGGTTGCCAATGTGACGAGTGATAACAGGAGGGCCATATTTAAGTTACCACTTGTCTTGGATCAATACTCAGGAGAGATCCAGTGCAACGCGGACAACGGAGCCCAGGCTGCTCACAGTCAGTGGCTGCCCTTGGAAGTTG TCTCAGTTGGTGGGCCTGTGACCATGTACTACGACTCCGACATTGGAGAAAACTTTGCTGTGATTGGCTTGAGGTTGTACTGCAAGGCGGCAAAGGGATCTCATCCACGCTACCAGTGGTTCCTCAACAAAACCCTTCTCCGTGACAGAGGAAGTTTCTACTATGTGGTCGACCAGCTGCCAGAACAGTCAATACTCCTGCTGTCTGTGGGGAGGAGCAGCGCTGGGACGTATCGCTGCCAAGTGTCTGACAGCTTTGACAACGCCACTGCAATGAGCAGCAGGAAGCGATACTTGGATAAAGAAG tgCTGAACCGGCTCCCTGTCTTGGTGGTGGCAGTAGTCTTTGGTTGTTTCACAACTTTGATCCTCCTGGTGTccgtctgttgttgtgttggagTCGTGTACA GGgtctggagatggagagaatggCAGTTGCCTACGAAGACGAGCTG GATCTGTGTGAGTACGGTGAGGATGCAGGTGTGGTGA